From a single Pelodiscus sinensis isolate JC-2024 chromosome 4, ASM4963464v1, whole genome shotgun sequence genomic region:
- the LOC102450081 gene encoding olfactory receptor 10Q1-like — protein sequence MPRGSSDGLIPLALQEEGEMHLGYMGHANQSLVTEFVFRPFSSVPTTQQLLFVLFLLLYLAIVMSHASILWVVCTDCTLHAPMYFFLGSLSGLEVCYTTVVVPQMLASVWDARTTIPVASCGVQMFFFVALGSADCFLLAVMAYDRYVAIQHPLRYALIMTRRLCWRLLATSLSLGGLLSLELTALVFALPFCSRQINHFLCDVPPVLRLACGDTRLHQTVLFSVGVAVLALPFLLICLSYALIAAAVLRIRSAKGRRRAFHTCSSHLTVVLLQYGCCGLVYLRPKAGAAEDEDRHLALIYTFATPLLNPLIYSLRNRDIKQALSRALRRTLTTQPR from the exons ATGCCACGTGGGTCAAGTGACGGGCTGATTCCGCTCGCACTGCAGGAAG AAGGTGAGATGCATCTGGGGTACATGGGCCACGCCAACCAGTCACTTGTCACCGAGTTTGTGTTCCGCCCCTTTTCGTCCGTGCCAACGACACAGCAGCTCCTCTTCGTGCTCTTCCTCTTGCTCTACCTCGCCATCGTCATGAGCCACGCTTCCATCCTCTGGGTGGTCTGCACTGACTGCACCCTCCACGcccccatgtacttctttctGGGCAGCCTCTCGGGGCTGGAGGTGTGCTACACCACCGTGGTGGTGCCCCAGATGCTGGCCAGTGTCTGGGATGCCCGCACCACCATCCCCGTGGCCAGCTGTGGGGTCCAGATGTTCTTCTTCGTGGCGCTGGGCAGCGCAgactgcttcctgctggccgtcatggcctacgaccggtACGTGGCCATCCAGCACCCGCTGCGCTACGCCCTTATCATGACACGGCGGCTCTGCTGGCGGCTGCTGGCCACCTCGCTGTCCCTCGGGGGGCTGCTCTCACTGGAGCTGACGGCTTTGGTCTTCGCCCTGCCCTTCTGCAGCCGCCAGATCAACCACTTCCTGTGCGATGTGCCGCCCGTGCTGCGCTTGGCCTGCGGGGACACGCGCCTCCACCAGACCGTGCTCTTCAGCGTGGGCGTGGCTGTGCtggccctccccttcctcctgatcTGCCTCTCCTACGCCCTCATCGCGGCCGCCGTGCTGCGCATCCGCTCGGCCAAGGGCCGGCGCCGGGCCTTccacacctgctcctcccacctcaccgTGGTGCTGCTGCAATACGGCTGCTGCGGCCTGGTCTACCTGCGCCCCAAGGCTGGTGCCGCAGAGGATGAGGACCGGCACCTCGCTCTAATCTACACCTTTGCCACGCCCCTGCtcaaccccctcatctacagcttGAGGAACAGGGACATCAAGCAGGCCCTGAGCAGAGCCCTGCGCCGGACACTGACAACCCAGCCTCGCTGA